In one Bacillus thuringiensis genomic region, the following are encoded:
- a CDS encoding flavodoxin: MSKLVMIFASMSGNTEEMADHIAGVIRETENEIEVIDIMDSPEASILEQYDGIILGAYTWGDGDLPDDFLDFYDAMDSIDLTGKKAAVFGSCDSAYPKYGVAVDILIEKLQERGAAVVLEGLKVELTPEDEDVEKCLQFGAEFVKHLS; the protein is encoded by the coding sequence TTGAGTAAGTTAGTAATGATTTTTGCAAGTATGAGTGGAAATACAGAGGAAATGGCTGACCATATTGCCGGCGTAATTCGTGAAACAGAAAATGAAATTGAAGTTATTGATATTATGGATTCACCAGAAGCTTCTATATTAGAACAGTATGATGGAATTATTTTAGGTGCATACACTTGGGGAGATGGTGATCTTCCTGATGATTTCTTAGATTTTTATGATGCAATGGATTCTATTGATTTAACTGGGAAAAAAGCAGCAGTATTCGGATCGTGTGATTCGGCTTATCCGAAATACGGAGTGGCAGTTGACATTTTAATAGAAAAGCTACAAGAGCGCGGGGCAGCAGTTGTGTTAGAAGGACTAAAAGTAGAATTAACGCCAGAAGATGAAGATGTAGAAAAATGTTTACAGTTTGGAGCTGAATTTGTAAAACACCTTTCTTAA